Part of the Myxococcus fulvus genome, ACGAGCAGCGTGCCCGTGCTCGCGGTGGCCTGCGACGAGGGCTCGGGGACGGACTCTCCCTTCGAGGGAGCCGGTCCCGCCGCGAGCGCCTCCTCGCGCTTCATTCCCTCGACCTCGGCTTCGGAATCGGCGGACGAGGGCTCCGCCACCGGGCTCGCGGAGTCACCGGTCTCCGCTCCAGTCTTCGGCGGGGTGGGCGTCGGCCCCGTGCCGCCACGCGCGCTGAACTCGCTCGGCGCGGGGTCCCGAGCAGCAACGGCCTCGGGCGGAGTCTTCACCGCGGAGTCAGAAGGAGTCTGCGTGCCCGCCGGCACCGAGCCCCATCGGTCCTTCGTCACCACGAGGGCGGACACGAGCAGCGCCAGGCCCAGGCTGCCGACGAGCGGCCACGTCCTCGGCCGCCGCGACTTCGACGTCGATGCGCTGCCCGGCGATGAATCGGTGACGGTGGGGACCTCACTGCCCGACAGGGACTGTGGCCCCCCTGCCCGCGCATCGAGCGCCGCGACATGTCCGCCCGTCGATGACCGCGCACGGCCCTGGCTCGCGTCTCGTTGCGCCCAAGCTCCCGAGGGGTCTCGGTCCAGCGCGCCATCATCGACGAGCTCCGGAGCGCCTTCCGGCCCGGGCGATGACGTCGCCGCCCCCTCGGACGCGTCATCACGCTCCGCGCTGGAGTCCTGTCGCGCGACAGCGGCCACATCGCCCGGTCGGCTCGGCGTCCGAGCGGGCACCGCCGACACACCGGAGGTCTCCTTCTCGAGAGGCAGCGGAACCGAGGGTGTCCCCTCCGGACGGCTCGGGCGCACCGAGGCCAGCGGCACGGCCACGGGCGGAAGCGGAGTGGGCCGCCGAGGCACCGGCGACGACGCCACCGCCGGCAGCGGCAGCATCGGCGTGGCCATGGGCGGCAACGGGACGAGGGGCGCCTCCATCACGGCCTCGTCGCGCCGGGGCAGCACGAAGGTGGACGCATCGAAGTCCTCGTCGGGCGAGGACGGCGCCGCCCCACCCGTGCGCCCCGGTCTCATCACCGCGGTGGGCTCCCTGCGCGACGGAGCCAGCGGCGCGACGTCCTCGTCGTCCCCCTCGGGCCCCTGCTCGCCCGGCAGCACCTGCGTGCGCTCCTGCACCGCGGGCAGCGCCATGGTGGGCGTCGTGGGGAACAGCCGCCGCAGGAAGCCCGCCAGGTCCGTGTCATCCACGGAGCGGGCGTGCCGCAACACGCACTGCGCCAGGGCGCGCTCCAGCTCTCCCGCCGTCTGGAACCGCGCGGCCGGGTCTCGCTCCAGCGCGCGCATCACCACCGCGTCCAGCTCCGCGGGAACCTCCGGGTTGAGCCGCGCCGGAGGCGGGATGACGCTGTGCTGCACCGCGCGCAGCACCGCCAGCTCCGAGTCCCCGTCGAACAGCCGCCCGCCCGTCAGCATCTCCCACAGCACCACGCCCAGCGCGAACAGGTCCGTGCGCGAGTCCACGTCCTCGCCCCGGGACTGCTCCGGGGACATGTACGCGAACTTGCCCTTGAGCATCCCAGGCTGCGTGAGCTTCTTGCCCGCCTTGGCGATGCCGAAGTCCGTCAGCTTCACCGCGCCGTCGTACGAGAGCAGCACGTTGTGCGGCGTCACGTCGCGGTGCACCAGGTCCAGCGGATGCCCGTTCACCTTCAGCCGGTGCGCGTAGTGCAGCCCCCGGGCGACCTCCGCGCCGATGTGCGCCACCAGCATCGGCGGCATCGGCTCCATCAGCTCCTTGCACTTGCGCCGCAGCTCCCACAGCGAGCAGCCGCGCACGTACTCCATCGCCAGGTAGTACGTGTCCTCGTGCTTGTCGAAGTCGAAGATCTGCACCACGTTCGCGTGGTTGAGCCGCGAGGCCAGCCGAGCCTCCGCGATGAACATCCCCACGAACTCCGGGTCGCTCGCCAGGAACGCGCGCACCCGCTTGATGACCACTTCCTTCTCGAAGCCCTCCGCGCCCCGGGCGGTGCAGAGGTAGATCTCCGCCATCCCGCCCTCCGCGAGCTTGCGGCGGACGACGTACTTGCCGATCTGCGTACCGGCGAGGAGCGTCAAGGGAGCTTCCGGAGCATGTGCGCTATTCGAACTTCACGCTCACGACGTTCAAGTCGATGGGCTTCACTTCGATACGTCGACTGAGCGTCTTCTTGAGGTCGGGATTGAAGAATTTGCAGTCGTAGCTGCCAACGCGCAGCTCTACCGCCTCGAAGGGCGTCTCGCCCAGCTTCTTCCCCCCACACGTCACCTCGGCCCACGGCCTGACGGCGAAGCGCACCTTCGCCATCCGCGTCTCCGCGCGGACCTCCTGCCTGGGCGGACGGGGAGGCGTCACCACCGGGGCCACCCTCGCCTCCGGCTGCAGCGTGAAGCGCTCCACCTGCTCCGGCCCCGAGCCCACCGTCACGGTGCGCTCCAGCGGGTGATGCCTGGCGGCCTCCACCCGGACGGCCAGCGCCACGCCGGGCGCGGACTCCACCACCAGCGGCGCCGCCCCCTGCTGGCGCCCATCCACGTACACGAGCGCCTGCGCGGGCTGCGACTCCAGCCGCAGGCGGACCTTCTGGGCGACCTGCGCGGGAGGCGCCTCCACGGGCGGCGGCTCCGGCACGGCCACCGGCGCGGGCTTCTTCTCCGCCGGCGCCACCGACACCAGCTTCAGCACGCCCAGCGGCACCGGCCCCGAGGCCTGGACCTCCAGCTCCGTCCTCAGCTCCTGGTAGCCCTCCAGCGACACCACGAGCGCGTAGCGCCCCTCCGGCATCCCCGGCAGCGTCAGCGGCGTGCGCTCCGACAGCTCGCGCCCGTCGAACACCACCCGCGCGCCGGCGGGCTCCGTCTCCAGCCGAGCCTGCACCGGCGCCGGCTCGCCCGGCTTCATCCAGGCCCACAGCAGCACCAGCACCACCAGCCCCAACCCCACCGCGGGAATCCACCAGCCCAGCCGTGACGTGGTCGCCTGCGACACCTCACCCGTGCGCGCCGCGCCCTTCTTGCGCCCCGGCCGCGACATGCCCAGCGACAAGGTGGGCGCGTCCTCCTCCTGCTCCTCATCCTCCTCACGCGACACTGGCAGCGCCAGGCGGGAGGGCCTCGAGGGTGACGCCACCTCCGGCAGCGCCAGCCGGGACGGCCGCGACGGCGTCGACGCCAGCTCCGGCATCGCCAGCGTGGGCGCGTCCTCCTCCACGTGGTGGCCGTGATGCACCACGACGGGCACGGCCCGCGTCGGCGGCCTGCCCTCCGGCTTGGGCTCGGTGGCCGCCTTGATGTCCGTCAGCGTGGCCCTGGAGGCCGCGCGTCCGTCCATCGTCGGCGCGTCCTCCTCCACCCGGGGCGCCGCCGGCACCGCGCCCAGCCCCGAGCGCGACGCCCGCTCCGGCGCGGACGACGACTCCAACGCCCGGCGCTGGCCCGTCAGCCGGCCCGCCGGTGACTCCAGCTCGATGCGCCCCGTGTTCCGCGTCTGCCCACGAGGCCGCAGCGCCGCCGTCTCACCCTCGGGCGCCACCGCCGAGCGCGACAGCGACGGCCGCAGCCCGCTCCTGCGCGGGCCCTGCTCCTGGCGCCCGGAGCCCGACGCGGGGTCGGAGTCCTCCATCGGCACCTCGCCCGAGCGCGCCTCCGACGCCAACCGCTCCGCGTAGATGTCCTTCATGTACACGGCGACGTGCGCCGTGGACGAGGGCAGCCGGTTCGCGCTCAGCCAGTCCTCGAGCGCCAGCTGCAGGTGGACCGCCTCCTGGTAGCGGTCCACCGGGTCCTTCGCGAGCGCCTTGAGGACGATGGCGTCCAGGTCCTGCGGCACGCGGGGGTTCACCTGCGAGGGCGGCAGCACCTTGCACTCGGCCACCGCCGCCAGGGTCTGGATGTCGCTGGGGCGCTTGAACAGGCGCGTGCAGGTGAGCAGCTCGTACAGCACCACGCCCAGGGCGAAGATGTCCGCCCGGCAGTCCACGCGCTGACCCGCGGCCTGCTCCGGCGACATGTACGAATACTTCCCCTTCAGCACGCCCGAGCGCGTGACGGTGGCCTGGTCCGCCGCCTTGGCGATACCGAAGTCCACCACCTTCACCCCACCCTCGAACGTCACCAGGATGTTCTGCGGGGACACGTCGCGGTGGACGATGCCCAGGGGCCGCCCCGTCGACGGGTCCGTGCGCTTGTGCGCGTAGTCCAGCCCCGAGCACGCCTCGATGAGGATGCGGCACACCAGCGGCACCGGCACCGGCTGCCCCATCGCCTCCGACTGCTTCCAGATGCGCCGCAGGTCGTCGCCATGGATGTACTCCATGGCGATGAAGAACGAGTCGTCCTGCGCGCCCAGGTCGAAGATCTGCACCACGTTCGCGTGGTTCAGCCGCGCGGCGATGCGCGCCTCGTCCAGGAACATCTTGACGAAGTCGTCGTTCTCCGCGAGGTGCGGGAGGATCCGCTTCACCACCACCAGCTTCTCGAAGCCCTCCGGGCCCTGCTGGCGCGCGAGATAAAGCTGCGCCATCCCGCCCATGGCGAGTCGCTTCAGGAGCTGGTACCTGCCATACGTTTCAATGGTCACGGCGACCTGACCGGCACTCCCACAGGGATACCCACGGCCCGTGGCCTACCGGAATCCGGGCGCGGCGAAGTCCCGAGCGTAAGCCCACACGACAGGGGGGTCAAACCCTTGTAGGCACGGCGGAACCGGATAATCCCGGCCCGCGCACTACCGCCGGGCCGCCCGGACCTCGCGCGTCTCGCGCATCAGCGCCTCCAGCTCGTCCAGGTGCCGCTTGAGCACTGGCATCAGCACCGGCGCCTGGTCCACCCGGTCGAACAGGTCCAGGACGCGGTCCACCTTGCGCTCGATTTCCTGGGCTCGCGCCGGAGAGATGCGGCGCAGGAGCAGGTCGGCGCCGGCCTCCATCAGGGCGCGGGCGACGGCATCCCGGGAAGCGAGCGGCTCCTCCTTGCGGCGGCCCTCGCCCTGGATGACCCGCAGGCCCGGCGAGCGCGCCGCGCTGGGGCGGGCCGGGCTCGTCGTCTTGGTTCCTTCGGAGTCTGGGGACATCACCGGGTGCCTCCTCGGCGGGAGCGGGTACGACCTCAGGGTACACACCGTGAGGAGCGCTCCAATTTTCTGGTCATCCGCACAGGCGGAAGCAGACCTGTAGCACCCGGGACCGACATGAACGTCGAGGGCCGGATGACCGGCCCTTCGACTGGCTCACACCTCCTGCCTGGAAGCCCCCTGACGCGTCCGCCTGCTCACCCGGCGTCGCACGAGCGGCGGTAGGTGATGGACACCTTGGCGCCGGGGGCCGGCACGTTGGTGAAGACCACGCTGTTGGAGGGCGCGTCGTAGCGCCAGCCCGTCGTCACCGGGGCGCCGTTGACCGTCACCGTCACGCTGCCCGGCTCCGGCGAGTCGCTCAGCGGGAAGCGGTCCTGCGCGGAGAAGGCCTTGTTGGCCACCGCCGACAGGAGCGGCCCGTAGTTGGCCGCGCAGACGTTCATCACCTCGCCGCCGGTGCGCGCGGTGGCCTCCGCGTAGCGCGTGCCCGTGCCGCCCGCGGTGCCGCACGCCGCCGCCGTGGGGGCGATGGCGTAGAACGTCGCGCGCTGGGGCTGGTTCTGCCCCTTGAGCTGCTGGGCCCACGCCACGTAGGTGTCCACCGCGTCCGGCGAGTGGTCGTCCTCGTCGCCCACGAACACCACCACCAGGGCGGCCGCGTCGCGCAGGAAGCCCAGGTTGCCGTCGCGCGGCAGGGCCGTGCGCGGGTCATCCGCGTTGTTCACCAGGGGCGGCGACAGCGCCCGACGCATCGCCTCGAAGCCCTGCTCCACCTGGGCGCACTGCCCCACCTGCACGTTCTGCTGGAGCAGCGTCGTCAGGTTGGGCGTGGCCTGGGTGAGGATGCGCGGCCGGGCGTTGTCCGTCGGGAAGAAGCGGCCGGCCTCGCCACCCTGCGCGCCGCCCGGGCACGCGTTGGAGACGGACGCGATGCCCGTCGTCGTGACGGCCACGTGCAGGTCCACCTGCTTGGCCAGGGCCGCGTCCACGAAGGACGGAATCGCCGACACGAGCCGCGGGTGCTCCTCCACCATGGACGCGGTGTTGTCCACGACGAAGAGCACGTCCACCTTGCTCACGTCCTGCTGGGTGAAGTGGTCCGTCTTGTCCGTGCGCTTGGAGGACTCGCCGATGAGCGGCACCAAGAGCGGCGCGGCCAGGTCGTCGGAGCTCACGAACAGGGGCGACAGGTTCATGCCGTACACCTGCGCGGTGTAGTCCAGGTCCACGGTGAAGGCCTCGCCCGGCTGCAGCGTGAAGGGCAAGGGCGTGGGCACGCCGCTCACGGAGAACTCACCGTCCGTGGTGCCGGGGCCAATCCACACGTTGGACACCGACACGGGCATGGTGCACGCGTTGAGGTAGTTCACCTCGCGCGGCTCGGGCGGACAGTCGCGCCGCGCCACGCCCCAGTCCACGTACCAGGGCGACGGGATGAGGCACGTCGCCTGCGCGTTGGCGAGCAGCGGCACCAGCACCACGGGGTTGGCCGGCTCCATCTGCTCCACCTGCAGCGTGCCCGCGAAGGTGCCGCCGGTGACGGGCATCTGCACCGCCACCTGGAAGCTGAACCAGTCGCCCGGGTAGATGATGACGCCGAAGAGGTCCCCACCCGGCATGCGGAACACACCGCCGTCGCTGTCGCGCAGCTGGATGTTCTTCACGGGGCACAAATCCCGCCCCTTGTTCTCCAGCTTCACGCCCAGCACCGCGCCCCGTCCCGGCGGCACCGTGCCGAAGTCCAGCGCCATGGGCGTGATGGCCAGCTCGCAGGGCGCGTGCGCCAGGGCCGTGCCGCGGAAGTCCATCTGCACCGTGGCCGCGGAGTACGCGTTCGTCGTCATCACCAGCACGCCCGACGCGGAGCCCGTGCGCGTGGGCTCGTAGAAGACGGGGATGTTGATCTCCTGCCCCGGCTGCAGCGTGTGCGGCATGGCCAGCGGCGTGTTGTTGAACTGCGCTGTGCCCGCGGGGTCCGGCTGCCAGGTGAGCGACTCCAGCGTGAGCGCGCCCGCGTTGGACGAGCCGCAGTTCTTCACGTTGACCATGACGCGCGTCTTCGAGCCCAACGGCTGCGTGCCGAAGTCGTACGTCACCGGCGACACGCACAGCTCCGCCGCGCCGCCGAAGCCCTTGAGCTTCACGTCCGTCGTCGGGTGGCGCTTGCTCACCACGTGGTAGCGCGCCATGTCCTCCGCGGGCCCCATGTGGCCGGGGCTGTAGCGCAGCTGGAAGCCGCGCACCTCGCCGGGCTGGAGCACCAGCGGGAAGCCCGTGTTCGCCTGCGAATAGGAGAGGTCCAGCCCGTCCAGCGTGAGCTGGTTCACCGTCATGGGCTCGGTGCTGATGTTGCGGATGCGCGACTCGCGGAAGGCCTCGCGGTCCACCGGCACCGCGGCGAAGTCGACGACGGGGGGCTCGGCCACCACCGCCTGCTCCAGCGACTCGGCCGCCACCAGCACCGGCACGTCCGCGCAGCCCCGGCACGGGGTGATCGCCAGCGCCACCTGCTTGCGGCCCACCTTCACGGGGTTGAACTGGATGGGCAGGTCCACCGTGGCGCCCGGCTCCACCACCACGGACTTCGCCACGAACTCGTCCTTGTCCGCGCCGACCAGCCGGGGCGTGACCTCCACCGCCAGCTCCGTGGGGTTCTCGAGCGACAGCGCCAGCGTCTTGCTGGATTCCGCCTCGATGCGCCCGAAGTCCAGCGAGCGCGGCGACACCCGCGCCCACGCGTCCACGCCCGAGCCCGTGAGGGGGATGCGCAACAGCGGCTCGATGCGCGTGTCCGAGCGCACCACCAGCATCGCCGGCTGGCCGCCCTCCTTCGTCGGCGCGAAGCGCACCTTCAGCGACGCCGCGCTCCCCGGCACCAGGCTGTGGGGCACGTCGCTGGTGAACTCCGCCCGGTAGGCGCCTTCCGGCCCCTCCACCCAGACCTCGTTCACGTCCACCGGCGCACGTCCCACGTTGCGCAGGGAGATCTCCGTCTCGCGCGCGTCGTAGAGCGCCACCTTCTGGAAATCCATCCCACCCGGGGTCGCCGTCAACCGCCCGTCCGCGAGCGTCGAGCGCTCACGGTCCGCGCACCCCGCAACCAGCCCCAACACCGCGAGGGCCCAAATGCCCAAGCGCCCCGTCATGGCTTCCACCCCTTCCCCGCGCCCATCGCCCTGTGCCGCTTGCTTGCCGCCAGTGAGGCAGCCGAGCGGACTCGTGGCGAAACTAGGCACCCACCCAGGGGCGGGCAACCACCCACGAGGGCCAATCCCGGTGTCAGGGAGGCCTGCGACGTCCGGTTTCGCTCAAATCTTCGGGATGCGCAGCGTCTTGGAGATCATCGCGCTGCCGCTGGCCGCGTACAGCAGCACCAACGGGTGCATCACCAGCGGGCCCACCTCCCAGGTGCCCCACAAGAGCGAGTCCCCGATGCGCCCCATGTAGGTGGCCGCCGCCAGCACCATCACCAGGGCCAGGCTGGTGGGGATGGGCGTGCCCTCGAAGTACTTCACCTTCCCCGTCGGGTCGGCCAGTTCCGCTGACGTGACGTTGAAGCGCGCCAGCCGGCTGATGCCGCACGCCACGAAGTACAGGAGCACCGCCACGTCCAGCGCCCCGCGCATCCCCACCGCGAACGCCAGCGCCGCCGGCGCCATCCCGAAGGAGATGACGTCCGCCAGCGAGTCCAGGTCCGCCCCCAGCGGCGACTTCTTGAAGCGCCACCGGGCGATGCGTCCATCCAGGAAGTCCATCACCAGCGCCAGGGGCATCAGCGCGAAGGCCACCCACATCCAATGCACCTGCCCCGTCGCCAGGTACTGCATCGCGGCGAGGATGGTCCCCGCTCCCGCGAAGCCGTTGCCCAGCGTCACGAAGTCGGCGAGCACGAAGGTGCGGATCATCGAGAAGTGGCGGCGCGGGCGGCGGGCTCGCGGCTGCTCGGTCGTCATATGCGCGCTCTCCTAGCACAGTGAACCCTCACTGCCGGTCCCTCGCTGTCGTGTTTCATGCCGCGGTGCGTCTGAGTTCAGGCTCTCAGGAATAGTCGAGTTCGAGAAAACTTTTGACGGCTGAATCAGCCCCTTCCTACGCTCGACGACTGCCATGCATCCAAACCCAACCGTGTCCTCCCCGCGAGGGGCGTCCTGGAAGTCCGGGCGCTCTCGCTGGCACCTCACCCTTTTCGCCGGCGTGAGCCTGGCGCTCGCCACCGCCTGTGGTGAGGATGATGATGGGAAGCCCACCCCGCCAGCGCCTGAGGAGCCCGCGAAGTACGAGGCCACCATCCGCCGCACCGCGCATGGCATCCCCCACATCATCGCGGACGACCTGGGCAGCCTGTCCTATGGCCAGGGCTTCGCCTTCGCCAAGGACCACGTCTGCATCCTGTCGGATCAGATCCTGAAGGTCCGCGGCGAGCGCGCCCGCTACCTGGGCGCGGGCCCGGGCAACACGTACGCGGGCAGCGACTTCGGCTACCGGGTGCTGGCGCTGGACAAGAAGGCGGAGGCCGCCTTCCCCAAGCTGCCGACGGACGTGCAGGAGATGTTCAACGGCTATGTGGCGGGCTTCAACCGCTACGTGAAGGAGACGCCGCCGGACAAGCTCCCCGCGCCCTGCACGAACGCGCCCTGGGTCAAGCCCATCAGCGCGGTGGACCTCCTGGCCTATGACATCAGCGTGGGCCTCGCCGGCAGCAGCTACCAGCTCATCCTCGCCATCGCCGCGGCCACGCCCCCCATCCCGGGCGCCGGCAGCGAGGGCCGCCCCGCCCCCGGCAGCTTCAAGGTGGAGCGCCCCGAGTGGAGCAGCGTGGGCAGCAACGGCTGGGCCATCGGCGCGGACCGCTCGGCCAACGGCCGCGGCATGGTGGTGGCCAACCCGCACTTCCCCTGGGAGGGCGAGCTCAAGCTGTGGGAGAGCCAGCTGACCGTCCCCGGCCAGCTCAACGTCTACGGCGTGGGCCTGCTCGGCGTGCCCGCGGTGCTCATCGGCTTCAACGAGCACGTGGCCTGGACGCACACGTTCTCCTCCGGCCAGCGCATGACGCTCTACGGGCTGCAGCTCGTCCCGGGCAACCCCACCCGCTACAAGTACGGGAGCGAGGAGCGGGACATGGTGGCCCAGGACATCACCATCCTGGTGAAGCTGCCCGAGGGCTCGCTCACGCACATCACCCAGCGCCTCTACAGCAGCCACTACGGCCCCGTCATCGTCATCCCCGGCACCGCGCCGTGGACCCAGCAGTCGGTGCTCACCTACCGCGACGCCAACCTGGACAACACCCAGCTGGTCAGCCAGTTCGTGGGGATGAACCGGGCCAAGAGCCTGGAGGAGTTCCAGAACGTCTACGCCAACGTCCAGGGCATCCCCTGGGTCAACACCATGGCCGCCGACCGCGCGGGCAACGTCTGGTACACGGACGCGACGCCCACCCCCAACCTGTCGCCCATCGCCATCGGCACCTGGCGCGCGGCCTCCGCCGGCGCGGACCCGACGACGGCCGCCATCTGGAACAGCATGGGCCTGGTGCTGCTCGACGGCAGCAACCCGGAGAACGAGTGGCGTGACGCCGAGGGCGCGCGCGGCCCCGGCCTCGTCCCCTTCAGCGGCGTGCCGAAGCTCGCCCGCCGCGACTTCGTCTTCAACGCCAACGACAGCTACTGGCTGGCCAACCCGAACCAGCCGCTCACGGGCTTCTCGCCCATGCACGGCCTGGAGAACGTGGGCCAGACGCCGCGCACCCGCATCAACGCCA contains:
- a CDS encoding serine/threonine protein kinase; amino-acid sequence: MTLLAGTQIGKYVVRRKLAEGGMAEIYLCTARGAEGFEKEVVIKRVRAFLASDPEFVGMFIAEARLASRLNHANVVQIFDFDKHEDTYYLAMEYVRGCSLWELRRKCKELMEPMPPMLVAHIGAEVARGLHYAHRLKVNGHPLDLVHRDVTPHNVLLSYDGAVKLTDFGIAKAGKKLTQPGMLKGKFAYMSPEQSRGEDVDSRTDLFALGVVLWEMLTGGRLFDGDSELAVLRAVQHSVIPPPARLNPEVPAELDAVVMRALERDPAARFQTAGELERALAQCVLRHARSVDDTDLAGFLRRLFPTTPTMALPAVQERTQVLPGEQGPEGDDEDVAPLAPSRREPTAVMRPGRTGGAAPSSPDEDFDASTFVLPRRDEAVMEAPLVPLPPMATPMLPLPAVASSPVPRRPTPLPPVAVPLASVRPSRPEGTPSVPLPLEKETSGVSAVPARTPSRPGDVAAVARQDSSAERDDASEGAATSSPGPEGAPELVDDGALDRDPSGAWAQRDASQGRARSSTGGHVAALDARAGGPQSLSGSEVPTVTDSSPGSASTSKSRRPRTWPLVGSLGLALLVSALVVTKDRWGSVPAGTQTPSDSAVKTPPEAVAARDPAPSEFSARGGTGPTPTPPKTGAETGDSASPVAEPSSADSEAEVEGMKREEALAAGPAPSKGESVPEPSSQATASTGTLLVRATPYATVFLDGRKLGEVSGRATFKLAPGTYKLLFHHPAGEKLFVVTISAGSTVTREFRPPRGR
- a CDS encoding serine/threonine-protein kinase codes for the protein MTIETYGRYQLLKRLAMGGMAQLYLARQQGPEGFEKLVVVKRILPHLAENDDFVKMFLDEARIAARLNHANVVQIFDLGAQDDSFFIAMEYIHGDDLRRIWKQSEAMGQPVPVPLVCRILIEACSGLDYAHKRTDPSTGRPLGIVHRDVSPQNILVTFEGGVKVVDFGIAKAADQATVTRSGVLKGKYSYMSPEQAAGQRVDCRADIFALGVVLYELLTCTRLFKRPSDIQTLAAVAECKVLPPSQVNPRVPQDLDAIVLKALAKDPVDRYQEAVHLQLALEDWLSANRLPSSTAHVAVYMKDIYAERLASEARSGEVPMEDSDPASGSGRQEQGPRRSGLRPSLSRSAVAPEGETAALRPRGQTRNTGRIELESPAGRLTGQRRALESSSAPERASRSGLGAVPAAPRVEEDAPTMDGRAASRATLTDIKAATEPKPEGRPPTRAVPVVVHHGHHVEEDAPTLAMPELASTPSRPSRLALPEVASPSRPSRLALPVSREEDEEQEEDAPTLSLGMSRPGRKKGAARTGEVSQATTSRLGWWIPAVGLGLVVLVLLWAWMKPGEPAPVQARLETEPAGARVVFDGRELSERTPLTLPGMPEGRYALVVSLEGYQELRTELEVQASGPVPLGVLKLVSVAPAEKKPAPVAVPEPPPVEAPPAQVAQKVRLRLESQPAQALVYVDGRQQGAAPLVVESAPGVALAVRVEAARHHPLERTVTVGSGPEQVERFTLQPEARVAPVVTPPRPPRQEVRAETRMAKVRFAVRPWAEVTCGGKKLGETPFEAVELRVGSYDCKFFNPDLKKTLSRRIEVKPIDLNVVSVKFE
- a CDS encoding choice-of-anchor D domain-containing protein, which translates into the protein MGIWALAVLGLVAGCADRERSTLADGRLTATPGGMDFQKVALYDARETEISLRNVGRAPVDVNEVWVEGPEGAYRAEFTSDVPHSLVPGSAASLKVRFAPTKEGGQPAMLVVRSDTRIEPLLRIPLTGSGVDAWARVSPRSLDFGRIEAESSKTLALSLENPTELAVEVTPRLVGADKDEFVAKSVVVEPGATVDLPIQFNPVKVGRKQVALAITPCRGCADVPVLVAAESLEQAVVAEPPVVDFAAVPVDREAFRESRIRNISTEPMTVNQLTLDGLDLSYSQANTGFPLVLQPGEVRGFQLRYSPGHMGPAEDMARYHVVSKRHPTTDVKLKGFGGAAELCVSPVTYDFGTQPLGSKTRVMVNVKNCGSSNAGALTLESLTWQPDPAGTAQFNNTPLAMPHTLQPGQEINIPVFYEPTRTGSASGVLVMTTNAYSAATVQMDFRGTALAHAPCELAITPMALDFGTVPPGRGAVLGVKLENKGRDLCPVKNIQLRDSDGGVFRMPGGDLFGVIIYPGDWFSFQVAVQMPVTGGTFAGTLQVEQMEPANPVVLVPLLANAQATCLIPSPWYVDWGVARRDCPPEPREVNYLNACTMPVSVSNVWIGPGTTDGEFSVSGVPTPLPFTLQPGEAFTVDLDYTAQVYGMNLSPLFVSSDDLAAPLLVPLIGESSKRTDKTDHFTQQDVSKVDVLFVVDNTASMVEEHPRLVSAIPSFVDAALAKQVDLHVAVTTTGIASVSNACPGGAQGGEAGRFFPTDNARPRILTQATPNLTTLLQQNVQVGQCAQVEQGFEAMRRALSPPLVNNADDPRTALPRDGNLGFLRDAAALVVVFVGDEDDHSPDAVDTYVAWAQQLKGQNQPQRATFYAIAPTAAACGTAGGTGTRYAEATARTGGEVMNVCAANYGPLLSAVANKAFSAQDRFPLSDSPEPGSVTVTVNGAPVTTGWRYDAPSNSVVFTNVPAPGAKVSITYRRSCDAG
- the pssA gene encoding CDP-diacylglycerol--serine O-phosphatidyltransferase translates to MTTEQPRARRPRRHFSMIRTFVLADFVTLGNGFAGAGTILAAMQYLATGQVHWMWVAFALMPLALVMDFLDGRIARWRFKKSPLGADLDSLADVISFGMAPAALAFAVGMRGALDVAVLLYFVACGISRLARFNVTSAELADPTGKVKYFEGTPIPTSLALVMVLAAATYMGRIGDSLLWGTWEVGPLVMHPLVLLYAASGSAMISKTLRIPKI
- a CDS encoding penicillin acylase family protein, producing the protein MHPNPTVSSPRGASWKSGRSRWHLTLFAGVSLALATACGEDDDGKPTPPAPEEPAKYEATIRRTAHGIPHIIADDLGSLSYGQGFAFAKDHVCILSDQILKVRGERARYLGAGPGNTYAGSDFGYRVLALDKKAEAAFPKLPTDVQEMFNGYVAGFNRYVKETPPDKLPAPCTNAPWVKPISAVDLLAYDISVGLAGSSYQLILAIAAATPPIPGAGSEGRPAPGSFKVERPEWSSVGSNGWAIGADRSANGRGMVVANPHFPWEGELKLWESQLTVPGQLNVYGVGLLGVPAVLIGFNEHVAWTHTFSSGQRMTLYGLQLVPGNPTRYKYGSEERDMVAQDITILVKLPEGSLTHITQRLYSSHYGPVIVIPGTAPWTQQSVLTYRDANLDNTQLVSQFVGMNRAKSLEEFQNVYANVQGIPWVNTMAADRAGNVWYTDATPTPNLSPIAIGTWRAASAGADPTTAAIWNSMGLVLLDGSNPENEWRDAEGARGPGLVPFSGVPKLARRDFVFNANDSYWLANPNQPLTGFSPMHGLENVGQTPRTRINAKLLMEENGASGADHKFTVAELENAILSNRGMVSELLKEQVVARCTGVTTVQYNTTQIDIRAGCAALTAWDGLFNANSRGAALFREFSGHHTMGTLSNGGTLFAVPFNAAEPLATPHTLAAAPATGSDPVLLALAAAVYRLQVAGIPVDAPLGESQYSTRVDGKKIPIHGGGSYDGTANIVSWGTLKSTTPDSDYSAVRGNTVINSRTNLTDQGYVINNGSSFIMAMGFTETGVEGRAVLTYSESSDKSSPYYADQTELFSNKQWRNIIFTEEAINAAKVEETKISGN